Genomic segment of Hirundo rustica isolate bHirRus1 chromosome 6, bHirRus1.pri.v3, whole genome shotgun sequence:
AGCCTCTTCTCGCAGCAGTTTTGAATAAATGTTGAGATAAAAGTTCTGTAGTaaattttcagtctgttctGAGCAAAGGAAAACTAACTTCTGTTCTTAATATCTTTTCTGCTTTGGGAATCTTTGAAAGCTGCTGTCAAAGtttaatatattaaatgtaATTCAAACTTAgatcaaaggggttttttaagtaGGAAGAGAATTTAATAATGAAACtaaggtttggtttttttattattttaggcTCCGTCCCAGAAGACATAGTAGAGGATATAAAAGGTAAATTGGCTTTGTGAAACTCTAGTGTATGAAATTGTGCAGTAGAGTGTGATAATAACAAGTGTGCAGTATTTTACATTTAGgaatttgtttctcttctctgctgtatttattgtattttttcttcttggatgAACTTGTGGTGTTCTTcctctttgaaaacaaaactaaaaccagGTGTTGAATTCCTCTTTCACTTTAACCCCTGTGTTGTTGAGGTGCAACTTTTAGATGTACTTGGTAGGTAGGCACAGAAAGAGGATTGCACTGTTGCATAGTCTTGTTTATAGATTACCTGGAAAGGCTCAGtttgtttaaaagtaaaattaaaaaaaaaagaaaaagtatttataaaaGATATTCTGGTGTGTTAATCAAGGTAGGCCAGAGGAGACAAGAACTACATTTAttacaccagaaaaaaatagtctCTTTCTTTGGGCAGAATTTGGATGAATTCCTATGTAATTGTTACATGTGCAACAGATAGAAAAAGATGTGTTTTCCTAGAGAACAGTAACTGTTGTGTATCCTTTGGGTCAAGTTAGGAAGAAATCCATCATTCCAATGCAAAATAAACGCAGCTGGTGCTTTGTGAAATGGAAGTTGCTTTTCTGATTCCTGGACTTGCACACATTTTCTGATGAGCTGTTTTCTATCCAGTCCTTTGGAACCAGAGACACCAGGCCAGGGATGAAAttgttgttgtgtgtgtgttgaaGGGTTGATTCTTTGTGACAGCAGTTTGTGGGGAAGTTGCTCACCTGTGccaaatacaaataaatgtataataacagcagcagctggggtaCAAATGAGCCTGTGCCCTGTCGGTGTTGTCTGGAAGCAGAAAAACCCTCTGGAATTCTTAGAGTGTTGAAGAGTTGCAGTAAGGAAAATGTTGCATGGCAGGAGCTTGTTTAGAAAATGAGCATTGCCTCATTTGAAGCTGTGGTGCAAGACCTGCAGTGAAGGCAGGATACAACCCCTGGCACCTTGAGGCACCATTAGGAGCATCCCTCTGGCTTTAAATCTTGTGTGGTTTGTGTGAGAAAGGACAGGCAGGATTTCCAACATCATTTTAGTGTCAGTTTCATTGAACTCGTGGTCTAGAGAGcacctgagctctgctggagtGTAGAGACTGCTTCTCTTTGCATTTATTTGGTAATATCTTGGACCAGCAAGGGCCTGGAGTGTGTGTTCTTGTCTCAATTAAGAGAAATGACTTTTTACTGGTGATGAAAGGATCCACCAAGGCCTCACTTGTGGATCTTTTCCCCTCTGCACAGTGCGCACGTGCTTTGTGAGTGATCTCCAGCGGGGGCTGAAAATCCAGGCAGCCAAGTTCAACATTGATGGCAGTGCTGAGGTGAGTGGCAGGGTGaagctcttcctgctcttttgAGGTGGCTGCTGCCTTTTTGGGCTCTAAAATAATGATACAAGTCTGGTTTTTTTATCAGCGTCCCTCACCGCCTCCAGACGTGGACTATCCTTTGGATGGAGAAAAGATTCTCCATGTAGTTGGCCCCATCAGGTGAGAAATGCCACAGCAGAGTATTTGTCATTACTTCAACTCTAAAAGCACATAAATTTTCATAGAATTGGATTTTAATGTGACTCTTGCATATgcttttaatgcctctaaagTGAAAGCTGTGTGCTGGGCACAGTGCAAGCCCATCATGGGAGGGGGGTGTCTTCTCCAGAGCTCCAAGAGGAAGATGAGAGCAGGGAGATTGGAGGGATGGGGGAAGAGAAATGAGGATCAAAGCCTGATAATAGGACAGGCTTAGTGATGAGAGCAGGGCATTTTAAGCTGGACAAAAAGAGATTCAGAGGGAACTCTCTGATTTTgcaactcctgacaggagggtgcagtCAGATGGGCTCAGACTCCACTCCcaggggacaagggacaggacaagagtaAAGGGCCTCAAGTTGATTTGGGGcggtttagattggatattagggaaaatatCTTCACTGGAAGGGTTGGAAAGCACAGGCACAGGTTtgccagggaagtggtggaatcaccatccctggaagtgttcaaaacaaGTGTGGCTGTGGTACTTGGAGActgtggtttagtggtgaacaagCTGCTGATGCTGGGTTGAGAGCTGAATGTGATAACCTTAAAGGGGTTTTCCAAGGATTCCATGATTGATTGTCCCCGCCCTGCTGGGTGTGCCCGAGTTGAGCTCAGTGTGTTTTTGCTGCTCGTTAACACTCAGTCCCTGTCTGTGCCACAGAGACTCCGTGGTGGAAATCCTCTTTGAGCAGGATAATGAAGAGACATCCGTTGCCACTTTGATCTTGGATTCACTGGTTCAGGTACTTTTGTATCAGAAAAAGTTTAGGGAATGCCTCCAGCCTTAGAGAACCTGCAGTTAAAAATGTCTCAAGATTTTGagtcctgctggctgctggtTTACCTATGctagaataaaattaatttggacaTCTTTATTATGGGCAGTATATTAAATTTattgcagaattttttcttgGCATGTACAAATGCTTCACTTCTTATTATacttaggaaaaaacaaagcattaGAAAACCACTATAAATGGAAATTTTCATTATGTTGTTTTGTATGTGTGTTAATTAAAGTTGGCTCCCTGTAGCTATTGATGCCATTTAAATAAGTTTGGCTGAGATGAAATTTATTGGAGAGCCACGGACTTGGCTGATATGACAAACATTTCAATTAGAATCCTTTATGAAAACAAATCGTTTAAGAAGTTCTGTGCCTGGAGCCTTCACCTCTGCACCTCCAAGCATTTCCCTTGCATTTCTCTCCTTATGTTGGTTGTTTTCCGGCTAAATACGAGAAAACAGCAATTGGAGGGCACAGAAATGGGCTGAATTTCTAAGAGACTTCTGAAAGGCTTCGAGCTCAGGCAGCTTGactcctttgggttttttttctttttggtgtcCCTGTTTGCATTAGTGCCCAATAGACACCAGGAAGCAGCTGGCAGAGAACCTGGTGGTGATCGGGGGCACGGCGATGCTGCCGGGGTTCCTGCACAGGCTCATGGCTGAGATCAGACACCTGGTGGAGAAACCCAAGTACAAGGAAGCTCTTGCCACTAAAACCTTCAGGATCCACACTCCCCCTGCCAAATCCAACTGCGTGGCCTGGCTGGGAGGTGAGAATGGGAACAACTGGGAGGCAGGGGTGAACAAAAAGCCCCTTCCAAGTGGGATTTGTAGTGAATGAAACCTCGTGTTTTTAGGGTTAGCAAACCAGAACGATTTCTGTGCGCCAAATCCTGTgatgttttccttccctggccagctgctgtgggctgaATCTCCTCACAGCTGGTGTGAATTTGTGGGGCAACTTTTGGGGGGTAAAAGTTGCCCTGAACACAATTGGGGTTTGGTTGAagtgcttaaaataaaaacttaattGTAAGAAGTAGGTCAACCAAGCCAGGTTTGCTGATGATTCCTGGTTTTCAGTTACTTTCCAGGGATATAAGTGGAAGGAGTTTGGGACTAGCTGGgctactgaaaagaaaagcagcaatatCCATTCATCCTTTCAAGTTTAGGGGCAGAGCTAAAAAATCCCAGTTGAGATTCATGAtgggaagaagcagaaagagaaattctATGTGGAAttaatgcaatttctttttttttttttttttttctttgccaatCACACAGGAGCCATTTTTGGAGCACTCCAGGACATCCTTGGGAGCCGCTCTGTGTCCAAGGAATATTACAGCCAGACAGGGCGCATTCCTGACTGGTGCTGCCTCAACAACCCCCCTCTGGAAATGATGTTTGATGTTGGAAAAGCACCCCCACCACTGATGAAAAGGGctttttccacagagaaataaGCACCCAAATCCACACAAGGATTCTGCCCCGTTCCAGCTACGTCCATGTGCATtgggatttggtttttttgttcattaaTTTGTGTGTAACACTATTAAATATGAACCATGTGGGTGTTGTCAGGGTGTAGGCACTAACACTATTTAAAACCCTGTCCAGTTATAGTTTACAAACCGAACtctggcagctcctctgctcttttgtcttgttttggaGAATTTCTGTCCCCTCACGAGCTGTTCCCTACTGAgttgtttattatttatctgTATAGTAAATGGCATCGCTGAGAGAAATTGGTttaagatattttcattttaagcatGCTGAGAGGAATGAACAGCACTAGGGAAACATCTGTGGGAATTCTTTGTGCCAAATTCTGTATTAAAGTATTCCACCCTTGAATCACATGTGAAGAAATGGTTTGGGGCTGTTTAGCAAAGGTAGTGGAACGTTATTTCCCCTGTTTTAAGAGTTTTATCAGAGAACTCTTCTGCCTGTAATTCTCTCATAGTGCTGAGCTAAAATCTCTCCCTGTGTCTCCTCCAAGAAAGATTTCAGCCATGTAAGATTATAAATTAGTATAAACTAATTATAAGCAGCTGTGAGGTCAAACGTCACTTAATGGCTACGTGGTGACTGCTGGTATCTGCTAGTTACTGAGGTTTAAATCCTACCCTGAGGAGCAATTTTTGTCTTAAATTTGGGAAGATAAATACAACACTTTTGGGGGTGGTGAAGCCTTTTATTGGTACAAATTTGCTTTTTGTGACAGATCTGCCCgtgctgcctgctgcccacctgcCGTGTGCCTGGAGCAGGACTGCAAATCCAACAGATATTTAAAGAAATCCTCTTCTGGTgaaccctggcacagggaatgtGCTACAGCACTTCAGTAACTCCTGCATGGTTTTGTCAGTGCTGTTAGTTTTTATAGTCCTGGGATGAGGTTGGTGTTTTAGGGACCAGCTCCCGGTGCCATTCCAGGCTGGATAAATGGACACAGTTTCATTGCCAGCCTTaggtgcacacacagagcatgcagcctgagctgtgctgctcattTTCAGTCACAATCTGGGTAATTTGGGGTGCAGGTTATATTTTACCTCAGTaagagctgaggcagagcttCCTGAGAGAGGAATTTGCCATCTGCACAAGTCCTGTGGAACTGGGAGCTCCTTCCCTTCTCAGTGGGAAGGAGTCAGGAGATGAAACTCTTGCAGagcctgtggtggtggtggtgcaaTGATGTCATTTTCCTGAACTGCAGCAGACTGCAGCTGAGCAAATTCAGGATATTCTTGGCCCTTCCCTTTTTGGGGGCGTTTCCGTGCGGCTGTGTGCACGTACCCTGGGACCTCTCCCGGCATGTTCTGCCACCTCATCTTCCCTCTGCCCACTCAGATCTCCTCCTGTGGGGTTTCTGCATCACTGAAcagcctcagctgcttctgtttCACATGGCAGGGACAGAATTCCTAACTCCTGTGTTACTGCTGGGTTGAGTGCAGAGCCCCTGCTAaggcagatttttatttcatcgAAGGGGTGAGAAAGACTCAAAGGTGCACCCTGGAAAGCCGTTGGAGATCACACCCTAATGTGTAATGGTGTCGAAATGGTGGTGTTTTCCAGGGTAAGTGTTGCAGTTCctccatccctggcacagctgagggaTCCGTGGGTAACAAATTCACTGTTAGCCCGCCTGGTTTAGCAGGAAGGACAGTGACAGACACAAACCCCTGCAGTAACTGGATTTTCCTCTGAGGTTGCTGATTCTGGATGCCATTTCAGCAGGTTGGTGCTGTCTGATTGCAAACAGCTCCAGGTGAGTCCTTCAGACTGGAGGAGCGTTTTGGAATATGCAGGAGCCCATTGTGCTCTGCCTGTGTCTGTGGAGCAACAGCTTTATCTCATTCCCTCATCTCCCTTTTCATGGAGTGAGATTGTCTCAAAGCAGAGACCCCTGAGGCTCGTGGAGAGcaactccctgctccttgcaggactGCATGGAGTAAAACCTGTGGCTGAGAGCGTTGTCCACATGCTCCTTGAACTCTGACAGGCTGTAAGCACTTCTCTGGAGAGCCTGTTCAGTGCTGGACCAACGCaaaccacagaatcccagaatggtttgggttggaagggaccttaaagcccatccagttctgctccctgccaggggcagggacacctcccactatcccaggttgctccaagctccatccaacctggcttgaaacacttccagggatgcaggggcagccacagagccCCACTGCCCTCACAAGGAGGAATTTCCTCCTGCTCCaaacccccagctcccttcccgtGGGGCTGCTCCCCTGTAGTTTGTGTGTTTAACCAGGCTTGCCTCGTCCTAGATGGAGAATCCCACACTGGCTCTTGTTACATTTCCTATGGCAGGTGCTTGCCCAGCTCTCCGCTTTATCCAGGTATCTCTGTAATTCCTCTCTACCTCAGAGCTCCTACTTGATTAACATTTGTTTCCCACGTtgtttattgaaaaaataaaatttcctggCATCCAGTGTTCAGTGCTCACTGCCCGGCTCCCCACGATTCCCACTTTATTACGCACGTGTAATTCCGCATCCAGGTCGCTTATTAAAAACTGATTTTCCCACCGGTACAGCGCTTACCGATCACTTTTAAGATCCCCCGCCTGTATCCGCACGGGGTTTTCCCTCAGGAGCTCTCAGGCGTTTTCCCGCTCGGAACCCTCCGAGGGGCTCAAAAACACtgcgcccaacgtggggctcgaaCCCACGACCCTGGGATTAAGAGTCCCATGCTCTACCGACTGAGCTAGCCGGGCACTGGGTGTAGCGTTGACATTACGTCTAATTCAACGTAGCGTGTGGTGACGTCATCCGGCCAGCTCGGCGCGGCGGCCAATGGGAGCGCGCGTTGCTGAGCGGTGGGCGCGGGACGGGCTGGCAGCGGCGCCGCCATGAGCTCCATCGGCACCGGGGTGAGTGCGGCGTGAGGGGCGGCACCGGCAGCGCCGGGACGGGCACAGCGCGGCCGCCCGACCTCCCCGAGCGGCCCCCGCCGGACCCGGGGCCGTCCCGTGCCGGCGGCGAGCGCGGCGAGGCGGCTCCGGGGCACTGCGGGCGGCTGAGTCACTGCGGCCCGGCAGGCCCGGGGAACCGGCGATGGGGCGGGGCGGACGCTGGGATTATACATTTATTATGCCCTTCTACTTAATATACTTCTATGCAGTTCATATCTATTCCTGTGATCCGTACGTTTAAATTAAGTGGGGGCTTACAGGGGAGCAGGGGACGGTCTCTTGATGGGAGCCGTAGTGATATGACAAAGAGTAATGTGGGTGcacagggaaagaggggaaagttCGGCTcgatattgggaaggaattcacCCCTTTGAGGGCGGTGAGCGCCTGGTACAAGGTGCCCAcagaagctgcggctgcccctggatccctggaagtgtccaaggccgggttggacagggctgggaacggtggaaggtgtccctgcccagggacgggggtggcactggatgat
This window contains:
- the ACTR10 gene encoding actin-related protein 10 — translated: MPLYEGLGSGGEKTAVVIDLGQAFTKCGFAGETGPRCIIPSEIKKPDVSKPVKVVQYNINTEELYSYLKEFIHMLYFRHLLVNPRDRRVVIIESVLCPSHFRDTLTRVLFKHFEVPSVLFAPSHLMSLLTLGINSAMVLDCGYAESLVLPIYEGIPILSCWGSLPLGGKAIHKELEYQLLEQCTVDTGLAKGQRLPSVMGSVPEDIVEDIKVRTCFVSDLQRGLKIQAAKFNIDGSAERPSPPPDVDYPLDGEKILHVVGPIRDSVVEILFEQDNEETSVATLILDSLVQCPIDTRKQLAENLVVIGGTAMLPGFLHRLMAEIRHLVEKPKYKEALATKTFRIHTPPAKSNCVAWLGGAIFGALQDILGSRSVSKEYYSQTGRIPDWCCLNNPPLEMMFDVGKAPPPLMKRAFSTEK